One part of the Haliotis asinina isolate JCU_RB_2024 chromosome 2, JCU_Hal_asi_v2, whole genome shotgun sequence genome encodes these proteins:
- the LOC137272260 gene encoding uncharacterized protein: MPWHKTVIVQLFCFSVLLCVGAMPISCSIESYPSRKNVNSTKGLRWTSILSARADCLHRCYNDILCKSFIYNPLTGICSGYFAYPHRTNTADLHSSSGSKWFTMCTELNIVTRQCGSVKCPVTASFRTGLCGCGFGRRFDPSTQACVNSCGSYGNEYTQLTGVGIMGYNDKKLTISDPDSCAIACSAETSFVCTTAESVYGECRLSPVMYQPINMSLLYVEETANLFQRHCA, encoded by the exons ATGCCCTGGCACAAGACAGTTATTGTGCAGCTGTTCTGCTTTAGTGTCCTTCTTTGTGTAGGCGCTATGCCCATATCATGCAGCATCGAGTCATATCCCAGCCGTAAGAACGTTAACTCAACAAAAGGTCTTAGATGGACGTCCATTTTGTCAGCTCGCGCTGACTGCCTACATCGTTGTTACAACGACATCCTCTGCAAGAGCTTCATCTATAACCCTCTGACAGGTATCTGCTCTGGCTATTTTGCCTATCCCCATAGAACCAACACTGCAGATCTGCACAGCTCTTCTGGCTCGAAATGGTTCACCATGTGCACAG AACTCAACATTGTCACCCGACAGTGCGGATCGGTTAAATGTCCTGTAACAGCCTCCTTCAGGACAGGGCTCTGTGGGTGTGGTTTCGGGCGCAGGTTTGACCCCTCCACGCAAGCTTGCGTAAACT CCTGCGGATCATACGGGAACGAATACACGCAGCTGACGGGCGTGGGTATAATGGGCTACAACGATAAAAAACTTACCATATCTGACCCCGACTCGTGTGCAATAGCTTGTTCAGCTGAAACATCCTTTGTCTGCACCACGGCCGAATCTGTCTACGGAGAGTGTCGTCTTTCCCCTGTGATGTATCAACCCATTAACATGTCTTTATTGTACGTAGAAGAAACAGCAAATCTCTTTCAACGCCACTGTGCGTAA